Proteins from a genomic interval of Paenibacillus sp. FSL R5-0623:
- a CDS encoding biotin-dependent carboxyltransferase family protein, with product MSIEVIRPGLLSTVQDEGRAGYRRYGIHPGGVMDTFAARAANMLVGNSRHAAVLEMTMTGPELRFQESQLISLCGADLTATVDHLPVPLWRPVLVRAGSVLKFGPCRHGLRGYLAIAGGIAVPEVMGSRSTDLKTGLGGMDGRALRVGDLLSNGEPSADARVWMQRTEHQVKESERDHRILAPAWLLSERERPDYYGQPVIRVMESKDSSLFSQESLGQFYAEKYVITSQSDRMGYRLQGSILELDQPLDRLSEAVTYGTVQVPPDGQPIILMVDHQTIGGYPVIAQVARVDMPILAQARPGTRISFKKITDDQACQLYMEQERNMQLIDKLIRRRMAGMGGA from the coding sequence ATGAGTATTGAAGTGATTCGCCCTGGCCTGTTATCTACCGTTCAGGATGAAGGCAGAGCCGGCTATCGCCGGTATGGTATTCATCCTGGCGGGGTCATGGACACCTTTGCAGCCAGAGCAGCCAATATGCTTGTGGGCAACTCCCGACATGCAGCAGTGCTGGAGATGACGATGACGGGGCCGGAGCTTCGATTTCAGGAGAGCCAGCTTATCTCACTATGTGGAGCTGATTTGACGGCAACGGTGGATCATCTGCCTGTACCTTTGTGGCGTCCTGTGCTGGTGCGGGCTGGAAGTGTACTGAAATTTGGCCCATGTCGTCATGGTTTGCGTGGATATCTGGCGATTGCGGGTGGAATAGCTGTGCCTGAAGTGATGGGCAGTCGAAGTACAGACCTCAAGACAGGTCTTGGCGGTATGGATGGGCGAGCCTTGCGCGTGGGGGATCTGTTATCCAATGGTGAACCTTCAGCCGATGCGCGAGTATGGATGCAGCGTACGGAGCATCAGGTAAAGGAGAGTGAGCGGGACCACCGAATATTGGCGCCTGCGTGGCTTTTATCTGAACGTGAAAGACCTGACTATTATGGGCAACCTGTTATTCGTGTGATGGAGAGCAAGGATAGTTCGCTGTTCAGCCAAGAAAGTCTGGGACAATTCTATGCCGAAAAATACGTGATCACTTCGCAATCCGATCGGATGGGCTATCGCTTGCAAGGCTCCATACTGGAGCTGGATCAGCCTCTGGATCGGCTGTCTGAAGCCGTTACCTATGGCACGGTGCAGGTGCCACCGGATGGTCAGCCCATCATCTTGATGGTGGACCATCAGACGATTGGAGGTTATCCTGTCATTGCACAGGTAGCTCGGGTGGATATGCCAATCCTGGCTCAGGCTAGGCCAGGAACCCGAATTTCTTTTAAAAAGATTACGGATGATCAAGCCTGTCAGTTGTACATGGAACAGGAACGCAACATGCAGCTCATCGATAAACTGATACGCAGGAGAATGGCAGGAATGGGGGGCGCTTAA
- a CDS encoding 5-oxoprolinase subunit PxpA encodes MNTSKTLDINCDLGESYGMYRTLSDESILPLITSANIACGFHAGDPATMRLTVERALEHQVAIGAHPGLPDLQGFGRRRMDITPQEAYDMVVYQIGALDAFVRASGGRMHHVKPHGALYNMAAENAKLAEAITEAIYQVQPELYLYGLAGSELIHAADRIGLRSVSEVFADRTYGTDGKLTPRSQAGALIEESGQAIAQVLQMVKDGVVVSTDGTLVPIKAETVCIHGDGANVLAFAQEIRRVLESEGIKLSAHTTG; translated from the coding sequence ATGAATACCTCGAAAACCTTGGATATCAATTGTGATCTGGGCGAAAGTTATGGTATGTATCGCACGCTATCCGATGAGTCCATTCTACCCTTGATTACATCAGCCAATATTGCCTGCGGGTTTCATGCAGGAGACCCGGCTACAATGCGGCTGACGGTAGAGAGGGCATTGGAGCATCAGGTGGCAATTGGAGCCCACCCCGGGTTGCCGGATTTGCAAGGGTTTGGCAGAAGACGTATGGACATTACGCCACAGGAAGCATATGACATGGTGGTGTATCAGATTGGTGCGCTGGATGCCTTTGTCCGGGCAAGCGGAGGGCGAATGCATCACGTAAAACCACATGGTGCCTTATACAATATGGCCGCAGAAAATGCGAAGCTTGCTGAAGCCATCACCGAGGCGATCTATCAAGTACAGCCTGAACTGTATCTGTATGGTCTGGCGGGCAGTGAGCTGATTCATGCCGCGGATCGCATCGGTCTGCGTAGTGTGAGCGAAGTGTTTGCGGATCGAACCTATGGGACGGACGGAAAGTTAACTCCTCGCAGCCAAGCTGGAGCCCTCATTGAAGAATCGGGACAAGCGATTGCTCAAGTGCTCCAGATGGTAAAAGACGGAGTAGTTGTATCCACGGATGGTACATTGGTTCCCATCAAGGCAGAGACGGTCTGTATCCACGGTGACGGAGCAAACGTTCTCGCATTTGCTCAAGAGATTCGTCGTGTGTTGGAATCGGAAGGCATTAAGTTATCTGCGCATACCACGGGATGA
- a CDS encoding NUDIX domain-containing protein, translated as MKPIRNSAKAVIVQDGRLLVIRLEGQYGTAYVFPGGGQEKGEELKDAVARECLEEIGQAVNVGELLHIREYIGKNHEFAEWDADIHQVEFYFACSLKNPEATVFEGSNPDDHQVAVEWIAIDELSQIRLYPKTIGELLLKSGSSSIYLGDLN; from the coding sequence ATGAAACCCATACGCAACTCGGCAAAGGCTGTCATTGTGCAGGATGGACGATTGCTGGTCATCCGGCTGGAAGGCCAATATGGTACCGCTTATGTGTTCCCAGGTGGAGGACAGGAGAAAGGTGAAGAACTCAAGGATGCGGTCGCGCGCGAATGTCTGGAGGAGATTGGTCAGGCCGTGAACGTGGGAGAGCTATTACATATCCGGGAGTATATCGGTAAAAACCATGAATTCGCCGAGTGGGATGCAGACATCCACCAGGTTGAATTTTATTTTGCGTGTAGCTTGAAGAATCCTGAGGCAACCGTTTTTGAAGGCTCCAATCCAGACGACCACCAAGTCGCCGTGGAATGGATTGCAATTGATGAGCTGTCCCAGATTCGTTTATATCCAAAAACGATTGGCGAATTGCTTCTTAAATCAGGCTCTTCTTCAATCTATCTTGGAGATCTGAATTAA
- a CDS encoding pyridoxamine 5'-phosphate oxidase family protein, translated as MNQTELEQNIVKALENNPFCSFSTVENGKPKSRYMALFNDGLNIHLATNRRTHKVEELENNPNVSLLLGYEAGGSKEVVEIEGTCEVTKNEGLREQVWNDELKAWFDGPNDPNYVILDITPARIEYTGKDHEHHVWEQ; from the coding sequence ATGAACCAGACTGAATTGGAACAAAACATTGTAAAAGCATTGGAAAACAACCCTTTTTGCAGCTTCTCCACTGTGGAGAATGGTAAACCGAAATCCCGCTATATGGCGCTTTTCAACGATGGACTGAACATTCATCTGGCAACGAACCGTCGTACACACAAAGTAGAGGAACTGGAGAATAATCCGAATGTTAGCCTTCTACTTGGTTATGAGGCTGGTGGTTCCAAGGAAGTGGTTGAGATTGAAGGAACCTGTGAAGTGACGAAGAACGAAGGCTTGCGTGAGCAAGTGTGGAACGACGAACTGAAGGCCTGGTTCGATGGACCTAACGATCCGAACTATGTCATTCTGGACATCACCCCGGCTCGTATTGAATACACGGGGAAAGATCATGAACATCATGTGTGGGAACAATAA